The Syngnathus scovelli strain Florida chromosome 17, RoL_Ssco_1.2, whole genome shotgun sequence sequence TTCTCCCTATGCTCACTCTCACGGCAGGAACTGTGAGTGGAATAGCCGAGATCATTTGTAATGTTCCATTTTGAATCAACACAACTACTTTGTTAGATATTGTTTGGCAGATGCAAATTGGTGTGTGTGAGAGCAATAAAGTCCAATGTATGAATAAGTGACTGTCTCAAATGACGGCCGAGTGGATGGCTATGCTTGGCGCAAGTTGAGCCATTCTATTTTGCTGCTCTTCAGGCTTTGAAAGCTATTCTTGCTGTGGATGTGGCAGGCTTGCTATTGGGATGGCAGGTGTTTGACCACGCGGCCCACCTCGGTGGCGCTCTCTTTGGCATGTAAGTCAAGAAGATTAGATCATTGTATGATTTCAAAAAGGTGGGAAATTGCCATCATGTGCTGTGATTGATTGAATTTCCCACAGCTACCTCAATCATGATTTCAATTCAAACAACTCGTCCCATCAAATTGCTTGAAGTCACTTGCAAACTCCATATTAGAGAACTCAGATATAAATGTGTttcatgcataaaaaaaaattcttgtgaaaatgaaatggatttcaaataatgatccatttTCAAATGTGACGATATATTTTTTGTGCAGCTGGTACGGAGCGTACGGTCACAAGCTGATCTGGGGCAAGAGGGAGTCTGTGGTAGGGAGTCTGTGGTCAAGATGTGGCGCAGCTTTCGCACTCCTGGCGGTGGCtcgaggcctggaggcgggcccGAGGTGGATGACAAAGGAGGACCACCCGGACCCAATTAAAACTGGATGGGATCCCCTCAGAAAACTGAATCCTGGCCCatattatcccccccccccaggatACGCAAACAGCCTCTTATCCACAGACATGGATGGTATTAATAAATGTTACTTAACACCTAGTATTATTGTTTTTCCATCCACATGCTAAAAAGCCAAATCTTGATCATCTGCTTTTCATATTATTGTAAGTATTTCTTTTGGTGACAATCGGGCACTCCTACCTCTCCAACTGCTACCAAATgtactgtttttttcccccaaaaagttTAACCACAATTCAAACTAACAATGCAAGGTTGTTTGTGTGTTGCAGTTactgaacgtgtgtgtgtgagagagagagagagagagagagagagagaaaactcTTACCTTAACTGTCATCCGGCATCTTCAGAGGCGCAATTTTACTGAATTCAAGCGCTGCCTTGTTATTGTCGTCCAAAACGAAAGTATAATACCATGAGTACATCCGGCCGGGTTCTGCTTCTTCTTGGCGTCGGCGCCTCCCTGAGAAATCAAAGGAAAGGTAGGCGCAAGATTAGCATCACCCTCATGGTTGCCAACGAGAAGGGTTTGTCGCATTAAATTGCATAGACCCACTAGAAATTGACTGTGGGATTCTGGTTAAGGTGTTCCATTaaagattaaaaataaaacttaaaTGGAATGTCCTACTCATCTTACAAATGATAAGAAACTATTTGAGGGTGCAAGGGGCTTGTAATACTAGAGGCATAAATCACCTGGAAGAAAAATATGGGTATAATTAAAAATAGCCTatcatggctttttttttggaaCATAACACCCCCGgaaaatgagggattactgtatctgAACGGGTGTGTTGACTTGATATCCACTGAGGCACAAGCTGCTCATCCATTAGAGACATTAACATTTCAATATTTCACCTTGGCTCAAGCAATTGTGTAAATATGCATCTATACTGCACACAAACTTCTGTTTACGAAATGTTTTTTGGACCATTtgtaacgtaaaaaaaaaaagagagagagagatagagcaaCACTCGAGAGTTAGCAATCTCATTTAATCTTTTCCCCCTAAACTCGAAATCACTGTAGTACATAAGTTACATTTTGTGTCAAATTTCACAggttcaatttttttctttcttcctcaaACTTCCAGTTTGACCTCTTGCTCgtatcaaacaaacaaacaaaaaagcagaTTGTATTATACAAAAATGCAAACCAATTTTCACACAGTGAATTCTCTTACAAAGTCAAAATGGCGTCATAATGGCTACATCCACATTGGAGGAAGATAATTCTAGACATTCCTTAATGGAGTATAATATACATATAAAACCTTTTTTCCTTGCTGAAATTAAAACTGTACCTTAATTTAAGAGATttttctgatgttttttttttttacaagggaagctataataaaaaaaataagaattttgCAAATTCCATTACCCACAAAGTCGGGAAAATACAGCACGAGCCTCAAACAGCAGTAACAGAGCTCAGTGGTTTAAACAGAAAGTTGGAGAGTGGAGGCCTTTAACTACATTATCTCATTGGTAAACAGCAGTTTCCCCCCAGAAACATCAAACCGGTATCTCTTGCTATGTAGTAAAGCTCCAAATGAGACATTGTCCTAACTCAAAGGTGTTTGAAGCAGTTAGAATTGTTTTGGTTGACTTGCACTTGAATAAAGTGACAGGAAGACctcaagagcaaaaacaacaaaaagaaaatgtgaTATTCTTGGAGCTGTTCATTTGCAGGTCACAATATTCATTCTATTGTAGAAAGCCAAAAAAAGAAACTACAAATCCTGCTTGGACAAGAATAGTTCcttcaaaatatgcatttttcaAAAGTCTCAATTTGTTTTGGCAGTATTGCACTGTTTGAAAAGGGTCATTAGGACGCTGCATTATCATACCATTTGGGCTTTCATATTTGGAAAACAGGAGGATCTGAGGTCAGTTGTAAAGTCAACTTCCCGAGTATCCTCTTATGGGGGTGCAGGGGGAAAAAGTGGAGATATATTTTCTACAATACAACTAACACACACAAAGCTCCATTAAAGTCTCCCAAAAGAAAAATTCTCCCCCCTGCAAAGTTACAGAATCGATTTTGTCTTCTTCGGAAGCATAGTCTTATCTTTGTTTGAACACAAAAGATTAAAGTGAACACACGTCAAATGCGCACAGAAAGTCCTTCGTCTGGGAAAGGATAACGTCTGTGTTGGCAACCAGTGGACAGAAAATTAAAaccaaaaaacaaagcaaacaaacaaaaacaaacatcttGCTGATTCTAAAGTAGAGATCATTTAATATAAATGTTGAGCGAGTAGAATAAGAGGTGGCACGTTAATAGTGCTTTAGTACATGAATGCATGTATACATACTCGTATGTATAAGTGAGCTGTGTACCTAAACGATAAATGTTGCGCTTGCGGGCGGGCAGCGGGAACAGACACAAAAACATTGGCGTCCACCTCCAACGTTGGGTGTCGGCAGTAAACGTGTAAACGGAGAGCGAGACTCGCCGAGTGGCGATGATGACAGTTTTGGAGCGTGTTATGATTCCTAAAAGACACTGGAAACTATTTCCTGGCACTTCCTGATGAGCGCACACAACAGTTTTCCTGTCCCCCAAAATCGTAATGTAAAGcatggaaacaaaacaaaatggagaaaaaggggaaggcAACTTCATAGAAGTTAGGCGACcacttgacgagatcatcccaatggggaggctttttttttgtttttgtgagtgGCCAGACGAGAAGCTCTGAGGAGGGAAAGGCTCATCAGTCAAGATTGACCCTGATGGAGTAAGATGACTTTTGACCCTGAAGATGTGCATTCAGCCAaagcactttttgttttttggtggaGTACATTATTGTGACCACGGTGAGGAAGAAGCACATTCCCTTATTAAGAAAGTTGCAATCTTTAAAACAGAATGCTTCcattaaatatttaatatactGCTGTTAAGTATGCAAAAAGACATAGCACGAGTAGTCCATCCTAAAAatgcattcattaaaaaaataaaagaaatcatGCTTCTCATGGCAGTCAGATGGCGTTCTTTCCCTTCCCAGACCATCTGGATCTGTGCGagcacttttctttcttttttacgaTTCTGGGGGCGAGGGACAACTTGCGTGCTGCTGCTCTTCTCCGCGCATTAGTGTGATGCTAGATTCTGGAGGCCGCTTGCCTCGATAACCgtttttttggttttgggtttttttgcgCGCCGTGTGACATGAATCTTGAGAGTGGGAGGGGCAGAGGGGGATGAGTGAATCCCTTTTTAGTTTTTAGTGGTACTGTCACCATCACCACCCTGTTCCTCTTCCTGAATGTGAACCTTGTTAAGTCTAGAatccaagggggggggggggggggggggggggggaggaacaaccaaaacacacacaaagaaatgtTATCTTATGCCATGGTTTCCAGGCAAGGaaagtcaattaaaaaaaaaaaaaaaaaaaaaaaaaaaaaaaaaaaagctcattcacagaacaaaaagaaagaaaattcaTATCACGGCAGATACTGCTCATCTTCTAAATAGAATGTGTATGTATGCCTGGTGCATGCTTTTCAACAgagcgtgtgtgtacgtgtgtgtgtgtgtgtgtgtgtgtgtgtgtgtgtgtgtgtgtgtgtgtgtgtgtgtgtgtgtgtgcaagtgtgtgcaagtgtgtgcaagtgtgtgcaagtgtgtacTGCTTAAGAGCAGGAATGGACAACCCCGTTCTTCTGCATTTCTGAGCTCGTCCCTACTGGGTCAGAACACAGGCTCAACGTCGACGTCTTGTTtgtcagtgacagcatggacccGCCCACTGCACCTTCTTGCAGACTACTGGAGCCGTTTGACACCTCACTGCACAGACaccgcgaaaaaaaaaaaaaaagccacttgaCGAGAGACACCACTCAGAGACAACAATTTTGCGCTTGAACTTACCCGAGAGCAAGGGAGATTTCTTCCAGCTGGGTCTTGTGCTCTGGTTGTCCATTCTCAGCCGATTTCATCTTGTACTGCTGAACCTCGTGGGCGACTTGGTTCTCCTgtgtttgaaaagaaaatgtctCACTGTGTCAATGAAATTTGGTTTTGCGGTCATCACGACTGCTGTGCTCGATCAAATCGGAATCGAAGGTAACCTCACCATCGCCATTTCACGAGTGCGTTTTCCAATCTCTCTCTCCACCTGGTGGAGCTCCAGGCTTAGCTGTTCACTGGAGACTGCCGCCGCAGCACTGACCCCCCCCGTTGGCCACTTGAGGGACTGTTGCGACTGCACGGCGGCAGCCTGAACTTGGTTGCTGCTCACTGGCGGGCCTGCTAAAGCACTGGTCTCTCTCTGCAGCAGGTTACTGGCAGACTGTGATCACACGGAGGAAACCATTTCAAATGTCAATTGATTTAAGTCttcattgaagaaaaaaaacttggtAGTCGTCGAGGAAAAGCTCCATGCGACAACCTaaagcagggatgtcaaagtcaaacacaccgagggccaaaaaaacaaatttgctacaagccgagggccggactggttcaatgtttattaaaatatatcggaatgattgcacatagcctattgaactaagacctaacacagtgtacattatttaatgattaaatgaatatggcaatattttgttatggctctgtcagtaacttcaagggaaaatattttcaacagccaaacagcaaaaaattaaattgttttaaaaacaaaatgtgtttcttaatatcaagataaatgcataaataaaagtgcatgcattataaactgaaagtttattattgtgctgctctatgatctaccgatcattgctttcaaatcgtaaaataaaaaattaatcaaatcagttgtattctttctcatggctcttatctgcaattttcccttggtccattcaactgaaaaataaataaaaataaataaaattcaaaaatttacggcacacagacaaaacaatactttcttcaaagaaaaaccacgtcttgtagaaacaaatgtaaaaatgtaaccgaattaaaaaacggaaaatacgttactgttctgtgatggtcacttgtctgaggctgagcctgatacttagaggtgtctcatcttttgtacaagttcatcaatgttcggggttaggctctgaggctcaaaacccgtttttgatcaaatctccttctgcaaagggccgggctgattttgcgatctcttttgccacaataaagctagccttggcagcagcgtcgctttgcgatttagcatacgtgaacatagcctgtctggacttaaggcctcgttttaattcttccaccttctgtagcttttgttcatattccatattcttttctttgtctgtgtgtttcttagacgtttgatagtgccttcttaaatttaattctttcattacagccatattttctccacacagaagacacacaggtttgcctcttacctccgtaaacatgtactctgcctcccacctggcctgaaaccccctgttcttagcgtccaccttacgtttagccatttttgaggaggggggtatcagaaagttgaactctgctctgactactgataaataatgaagccgcttgtgcgagctgcagggacatcgcgggctaccgttgcattgtgggaaatgtagtgttggtgcgtgcaaaacaccagcgggcggctgtggcctgcgggccggttctaatagtaattcaatatcatccagggggccataatcaatcaattcgcgggccggatctggcccgcgggccgtaactctgacatatgtgaccTAAAGGAAAGGAAGGCGGGGggggaacaaaacaaaaccaaaaaataaagCCTTGTACCTCAATGCTTTGCATCTGTGTCTGTTGGCTGATCTGCTGGTTGACCTGCTGCAGCTCAATCTTTAACTGTTCTCTTTCCTGGGCTGTCTGGTGGGAGGGGTACGAAGCTCCGCCCCAACCCACATGACTTCCATACATGTATTCTGATGGAAtggaaattcaaagtcaaactgTGGCTGACGTAAACAAACGCGTGCTGAGagatgattgattttttttgtaccgGCCATGGACATGTGTTTAGAGTTTGGGTTCTGTGGGGTGGAGACCATAGCTTGGACAGGGCCGGTCTGGTAACCCGTCTTGGAGGTACgggagatggcgccaaagcgcgACACTGTGGGCTGGGGACCAAATGGGATAATGGGGTCGTCGTCCTTTACTTCTGCACCCCTCCGGGGGGCCTCCAGCGACGGTTCCCTCAGAACCTTAGCGTCCACATTCTGACAGCAGACGTGAAAAtgagttgtttgttttattccgttTGTCGTCTCAACTCACCATCATGTCCATGGCACCGGGAGCCAGAACATCTTTAGGTTTGGCATCCTTGGTGCCGATGTAGGAGCTAATGGTATCGCACGACCATGGAGAGTATTGGCCGGCGTAGTCTGGCTCTCTGCATTTCCCGATGCTGTGGGTACTCTCATCGCCATACTGCAGGCGTACAAATCGCACATTGATTGAACGGTGACCTAATTGACTAGAACATTTTCGCAAATTGCCACGGTGCTAACCTCAGGAGGATAGTCACTTGGAAACGGATGCGAGAGAGTAGGGGAGGCTGCAAATGGCGGTGGAGAAATAACTTTCCTTTCCTCCAGCTGGGAGAGGAGCTCCAGGCGACGGCGGTGGAGATAGTCCAGACTGGGCTGGGAGCCGGCATACGAAGCCTGGGAACATGCAACAAAAGATAAAGGTGCTGAATGGTGAATGACTAGAAAGATGAGAGTGAAGAAATCCACCAAGAGAACCAATTTGCTTTTTCACGGaggactataaaaaaaaaaaaaaagaataatatgTGTAGCAAGGCTGTAGTTCTGAGAATTTTAAATTATTCAGATGATTCATGAACTATCAAATCACACTTTTAGTTTGAACACACGTGTGCAACCATAAAGTTGATGGAAAATACAGTGTGAAGTATTGGTGGACATGGCAGGGCCTGGTGGGGTGGCATGAGACATCGCATAAGATCAAATCTTGCTAATGAGCCAGGATacagcaggcaggcagccacgcaggcagccacgcaggcaccacgcaggcaggcagccacgcaggcaggcagccacgcaggcagccaagcaggcaggcagccacacaGGGGTGCATGGGTATCAACAAATGATTGAAAATGGCTCACCCTGACACAAGTCCTCATGGGTTGCGATTGAGCTCCTGATGGGTAGTAGCCTTCCGGTGGGTATCGATCGCGCACACTGGGCTCTGGGTGGTGGTACATGGAGGTAGCCTGTCCGGCTGACTGCGGGGGAACATCCAACGGCGTAGTAGAGCTTATCCTGACCAGACCATCCCTCGGTGACAGGTAAGGCTGcggaggaggcggcggaggcggcggcggcccagCGTAAGTCCCGTGACGTACACGTTCATAGTGCGATGGGTGAGGGTACGAAAAGGGAGGACCCGAGTGAGGACCCGAGTGAGGAGCCTGGTAAGGGCGCTCCGATGGCCCGTAACCAGGGTATGGGTCGTGGTAAGGGGGTCCTGACTCGCTCGGGGGCGGAGGGTTACGGATGTAATCCCGAGAAACATACTGTGGTGGCTGCTGGTAGGGGTACCCTAACGACGAGGAAAAGAAAAGTCAAATCCCAGGAGCGACAAAGcgacacacatcactcacagcGGCCTGTTTAGCTCAAGTGTACCTGGAGGATACTGCGATGGCTCATACTGGGAAGCGGAGGGTGGCGGGCGCGTGTCGGAGTAGAACATCTCGGGGAGCTGCTGCTGGGGGTACATGGGCGAGCCTCGGGCAACAGGCATTTGCTTCACGCCGGAGAGATGATCTGAAGGCATCCGTGGGTGAGCCAGGGCATGAGGTGGCAGAGGCATACCAGTCTTGGGCATGGTGTCCAGGCTACGTTGAAAAGAAATGCACCAAATCTTaatagtcagtcagtcagccaaTACCTCAACACTGCTGCGTTTGTAAGAAAGGTCAATAACATCATCTTGTGGCACTGCCATATGGTCTACTCACAGGTCAGGTGGTGATCCCGGGGCACTAGAGCTCCCTCCGTCCATCTTGAGGGGCTTCCGCAGCAATTCGTACGGGACTGTGTCTGCGCCGCGCGCGATGAGCTGAGGCAGGTTGGGCGCAACACTCCCGTTGGTGAGGGGCGAAGGCTTCCTGGTCACGGACACGTCCAGGGGAAGGCCTTCTTCAGGCCCGCCTGAACCGGGCAGGCGAGCCGCCAAGCGCTTATTCATCTTTCGATACCTACAAAACATAGGGCGCCATTTCAATACTGCTCTCtatggagagagagaaagcaagCGCATGAAATATGAAGTGAATCGAGACggacttctccagctcttcctgAGAGTGAGCAAAGGTGCAGCTCGCTCCGCGGGGACAGCCTCCTTTCAGTTTCATGTCACGACACATGTATGTCTTGTACTTGCTgtgctgtggaggctacaaacacATTTGACTCTTCTTACTAACCATGGAAACCAACCTACGTatgcacaaaagaaaaagaaaaaaaaaaaatcacactacCTGTTGAGGGTCAGCCCCTTTCTTGCTGTGGTTCTGGATGAAGTCCACTAGGCCGTGCACAACCGTCTTCACCGCCACCAAGCCCTTCTCCAGCTGCTCCCAGGTGGGCGGGGGAGCGTCTGGGTGAGAAATGAGCAAAGCGGGGGGGAATTGGGATTCAATATTTCAATTTCATACCTGAGCAATTCCGAACAATTGGGCTCACAGCTCGGCGGCCATCTTTGAGTCTTGCTACTACTTTTGCTTACCGGGGCTGGGATCGATGTTGGCAAGCAGTTCCAGATGAGGCCGCAGCCTATTAAGATTAGCTGGGTCGCCGGTCCTCTGCAGGGCGATTGTGAGCTCTTGGACACTCTGGGCAAAGGATGCTGGGGTCTGCAGCTAAGTAGGTCACAGGGAGTCAACGTGTCAGGGCTTTCATGCTTGGCTCATCCGGTACACGCACGGGTTGGAAATTGCAAATATGTTCAGTGCCGTAAAGTGGAGAAAACATGCTAACGCGTGCGAACACCGCAAAAAAGAAGGGGAAAATGTGCAGTATTGGATGACAGAAGTCCATCCACCACAAGCAAACGCACCTTATCTATGATGGACTGCATGTGTGACTTGTGGGACTGATCCCCATACAAGAGAGAAGACCACTGGTCGGGCGCGATGCGCAAGCCGCCCTCCATGGCAATTTGCACAATCTGAGAGTCGTGCTCACGCCGCAGAGCCTCGTAAGTGCGGAACTCCTCCTTCAGTTGCATGAGGGATGAATCTTCGTCACGTTTGGTCACCTGAGCAGGCAGTGAAGAACATTTTCCACAATGCCACAGTTATGGCACTAAACCAAAGAGtcatgtttgaaaataaaaacggATATTTCGGATGAAATGCCACTCAAGTTCCTCTGACGCACCTTGAAGCAGGAGGCCCTGTAGAGAAGCTGCACCACATGACCTATGCTCGTCTTGGAGGCCTGCGGAAAGCGAGGTTCCAGCCGCTGGACCACAAAGAGAACCAAAACCTTCCTGGACAGAGCCGAGCCATCCTCCAGTGCAAGAAGGACCAGTTTCAGGGCCTCTTCTTGCATCGCTATGGGAAACCATCCAAATCAGGCCCGAGTTAAGTCAGCATGGCTTTTGGGATGGTGCGGCAGTGTGAGGAAGCAAGCTACCTGGGCCAAGGAACTGGCACCCGCGCGCACGGACGGCAGCCCACAGATTGGAGGACAACTGCTGGGGGTTCTGGTGCTGCAAGATGAGCTCCGTGACGGTTCGCTCGCCCAGGGAGCGGGCAGCCCTCATGGCCCGCACGCGGCCTTCCTCCTCCACGAGCTGGCAGTGGACCAGAGTGACCAGTTTCCTCTGCATGGGTCGACTCAGCATACTTTGGGCTGTGCTGCTCAGACCGACTCCTGGTGAGGTATCAGGCCAAGAGATGAATCGCCGATTAGAAATCAAAAGCCTGACGTCGTTGCTTATTGACTTTCTCTGGAGCCCAATAAGCACTCTTTCAACTGTGCTCTAAGATGCCACAAGAAAAACTCTTTTGCCCTCATAGTTTGCACTCTTTCCAATTGACATTTTTGGGTGACGTTATGCACTGCACACGTTTTAAACAAGCAACATAGCCCATTACAAAGACTTAACGTTAATGACTTCCGCATGCCAAGATGGTGAGGTAAATCCAAACAAGATGCTTGCTACCGTTTAcgcaaaaaacatgcatgacaCATGCTGCTGTTGACATCATCCAATATTGTGATGCCCGGGTTCTGTGTTAAAGCTCAAGGTGCCTCAATGGCAGTTTTGCTGGTGCTCTGCTAAAGAAACCAGTCAAGTTGTTGGTTGTGACATTTAATGCTTTGTTCCTCGTACATTTTTAATCCAAAAAGAGCTCTCTCACAGGTGAACCACAAATAGCGGTTCCTCAGGTTTTACAGGGTCATGAAAGTCATTGGATAAACGTCTTCAAATTTCAGTCACTTCAAACAGTCATTCTGATTAGCGAGCAAATAGATGAAAATCCCCATTATGTTTCTGACAGCAAGGGGTTTGTCGCTTTGCAACGCAAGGAGGCCAGCTACGATCAACACGCAGATTGCTGCCGGCCATTACATCATCGGTGTTAGTAGCTGTGTTTGAGTGGAATCATAGCACACGCTCTAAATGACTTGTCCATAATGTTCTCATCACAAACCACACGGCCATGATGTCAGCCTGTGCCAAGACAGGGCAATAAGGATATCGACATGAGTAAGCGGGCAGGCATGCGACTCAACCACCTTGGTAAATTCTCAATGTGTTGCCGACTGGTGATTATCCAGTATTGCTTTTATATTTGGACGCTGCGGGCGGGCCCACAATAGATCCACAGAGTATTGGGCATAAAAAATGAGCAAGCAGATAAGATGTTTTGAGTTTGGAAGCACCTCGTGTGTTGCTGAGGGGTTTCAGGTAGAGGGCCAGCTCCTCCACACATTGCCGGGCCTCCTCATAATGCTGCGAGTCCTCAGGACTGCTAATCAAGGCCACTGGCTGGGCCTTAGGAACCTGCACACAACAGGAGTTGAAGGAAAAAGCTTCAGTAATCAGCGGAAGCGGAACGTGCCTTGGTCACATGTACGGCTCTTTGAACTGTCATCACGCATTACCAAACATGATATAAATATCTGGGAACCCTTTCTATCTTTAGCTGTTCCTTTATTGCACTGCCATTTCCCAATTCATGGC is a genomic window containing:
- the rc3h1b gene encoding roquin-1, with the protein product MPVQAPQWTEFLLCPICTQTFEETVRRPISLGCGHTVCKMCLNKLHRKACPFDQTAISTDIEQLPVNTALLQLVGGQVPKAQPVALISSPEDSQHYEEARQCVEELALYLKPLSNTRGVGLSSTAQSMLSRPMQRKLVTLVHCQLVEEEGRVRAMRAARSLGERTVTELILQHQNPQQLSSNLWAAVRARGCQFLGPAMQEEALKLVLLALEDGSALSRKVLVLFVVQRLEPRFPQASKTSIGHVVQLLYRASCFKVTKRDEDSSLMQLKEEFRTYEALRREHDSQIVQIAMEGGLRIAPDQWSSLLYGDQSHKSHMQSIIDKLQTPASFAQSVQELTIALQRTGDPANLNRLRPHLELLANIDPSPDAPPPTWEQLEKGLVAVKTVVHGLVDFIQNHSKKGADPQQPPQHSKYKTYMCRDMKLKGGCPRGASCTFAHSQEELEKYRKMNKRLAARLPGSGGPEEGLPLDVSVTRKPSPLTNGSVAPNLPQLIARGADTVPYELLRKPLKMDGGSSSAPGSPPDLLDTMPKTGMPLPPHALAHPRMPSDHLSGVKQMPVARGSPMYPQQQLPEMFYSDTRPPPSASQYEPSQYPPGYPYQQPPQYVSRDYIRNPPPPSESGPPYHDPYPGYGPSERPYQAPHSGPHSGPPFSYPHPSHYERVRHGTYAGPPPPPPPPPQPYLSPRDGLVRISSTTPLDVPPQSAGQATSMYHHPEPSVRDRYPPEGYYPSGAQSQPMRTCVRASYAGSQPSLDYLHRRRLELLSQLEERKVISPPPFAASPTLSHPFPSDYPPEYGDESTHSIGKCREPDYAGQYSPWSCDTISSYIGTKDAKPKDVLAPGAMDMMNVDAKVLREPSLEAPRRGAEVKDDDPIIPFGPQPTVSRFGAISRTSKTGYQTGPVQAMVSTPQNPNSKHMSMAEYMYGSHVGWGGASYPSHQTAQEREQLKIELQQVNQQISQQTQMQSIESASNLLQRETSALAGPPVSSNQVQAAAVQSQQSLKWPTGGVSAAAAVSSEQLSLELHQVEREIGKRTREMAMENQVAHEVQQYKMKSAENGQPEHKTQLEEISLALGEVSNGSSSLQEGAVGGSMLSLTNKTSTLSLCSDPVGTSSEMQKNGVVHSCS